One part of the Desulfonema ishimotonii genome encodes these proteins:
- the dnaN gene encoding DNA polymerase III subunit beta: MKFVINKSDIRNVLAKVQGLTGRKTNLAITENILIEAIDGGIKIIATDLETGFEGIYPATVESKGLIAINAKKLFEITRDFPAEEILLDEVENRWIQIGNQNIEYHIVGMNPEDFPDSPRIEDIDFFEMDSAALKRMIEKTVIVSGAPDDKRAHINGVYFESVSGDEQNCFRIVSTDGSRLSTVDYPYEGDMPTIEGVIIPKKGLHEALKFLNNDGAVQIGLKDNHFIINKQSETITIRLLEGDFPKYQDIVKKNDGHQIQMDRQLFLMMLRRMSILSTENYKGVVFNFSSNKLLVTATNPDIGESKEEMEVDFDGEVIEAAFNPKFVIDALNVVDDNTAVLHIINGERPCLIEGAEDKSYLSVVMPMRI; the protein is encoded by the coding sequence ATGAAGTTTGTCATCAATAAAAGCGATATCCGTAATGTGCTGGCAAAAGTCCAGGGGCTGACCGGTCGGAAGACCAATCTGGCGATTACCGAAAATATCCTGATTGAGGCGATTGATGGCGGTATCAAAATTATCGCCACCGATCTGGAAACCGGATTTGAAGGCATCTATCCGGCCACGGTTGAATCCAAGGGCCTGATTGCCATTAATGCGAAAAAATTGTTTGAAATTACAAGGGATTTTCCTGCTGAAGAGATTCTTCTGGATGAGGTGGAAAACCGGTGGATTCAGATCGGCAACCAGAATATCGAATATCATATTGTCGGCATGAACCCGGAGGATTTCCCCGACAGCCCCAGGATAGAGGATATTGATTTTTTTGAAATGGATTCCGCCGCATTGAAGCGGATGATTGAGAAGACCGTGATTGTCAGCGGAGCGCCCGATGATAAGCGCGCCCACATTAACGGGGTCTACTTTGAATCTGTCTCAGGTGATGAACAGAACTGCTTCAGAATTGTTTCCACAGACGGCAGCAGGCTTTCAACGGTTGATTATCCGTATGAGGGCGATATGCCGACGATCGAAGGTGTTATTATTCCCAAAAAAGGCCTCCATGAGGCATTGAAATTTCTGAACAATGACGGGGCTGTTCAGATCGGTCTCAAGGACAATCATTTCATCATCAACAAGCAGTCCGAAACGATCACAATTCGGCTTCTTGAAGGAGATTTTCCAAAATATCAGGATATTGTCAAAAAAAATGACGGACATCAGATTCAGATGGACAGGCAGTTGTTTCTGATGATGCTCAGGCGGATGTCCATTTTGTCAACCGAGAATTACAAGGGCGTGGTGTTCAATTTCAGTTCAAATAAGCTTCTGGTGACGGCGACTAACCCGGATATCGGGGAATCAAAGGAAGAGATGGAAGTGGATTTTGACGGGGAGGTTATTGAAGCGGCGTTTAATCCGAAATTTGTCATTGATGCCCTGAATGTGGTTGACGATAATACGGCTGTGCTTCACATCATTAACGGAGAGCGGCCCTGCCTGATTGAAGGTGCTGAAGATAAAAGTTATCTGAGTGTTGTGATGCCTATGCGGATTTAG
- the rdgC gene encoding recombination-associated protein RdgC: MGLLSSTVSVTRYKVNGELEEPVLETIAEGLKKNVIQEIEEDVSEKSVGWTSFENHFRPDFEGSSFVIGTHMVFCLRIDKKSIPSKIIKKHCAIETARKLAETGRENLTRSEKQAIKEHVTNVLSLRIPATPSIYELLWHYEDKSLWFFSNQKAANEELETLFSKSFKMTLVRLFPYTMGELTAGLSEIERDALSKLSPTSFRE; this comes from the coding sequence ATGGGACTTTTATCATCGACTGTCTCCGTCACACGATACAAAGTGAATGGCGAGCTTGAAGAACCTGTTTTGGAAACCATCGCAGAGGGCCTGAAAAAAAATGTGATTCAGGAGATTGAGGAGGATGTCTCCGAAAAATCAGTCGGATGGACCTCGTTTGAAAACCATTTCCGACCTGATTTTGAGGGATCATCCTTTGTCATTGGCACGCATATGGTATTTTGTCTGAGAATTGATAAAAAGAGCATTCCTTCCAAAATTATCAAAAAACACTGCGCCATTGAAACTGCCCGAAAGCTGGCTGAAACCGGACGGGAGAACCTGACCCGGAGCGAGAAACAGGCCATTAAGGAGCATGTCACCAATGTACTCAGCCTGCGGATTCCCGCGACGCCGTCCATTTATGAGCTGCTCTGGCATTATGAAGACAAATCCCTCTGGTTTTTTTCAAATCAGAAGGCTGCAAATGAGGAGCTGGAGACGCTGTTTTCAAAATCCTTCAAAATGACCCTGGTCCGGCTGTTTCCCTACACCATGGGCGAACTGACAGCCGGCCTTTCCGAGATCGAACGGGATGCCCTGTCCAAGCTTTCCCCCACAAGTTTCAGGGAGTAA
- the serA gene encoding phosphoglycerate dehydrogenase, translated as MYKVMIRDNMSPVAKEILEATGRIEVVVDNDKATSDPDVLAGLIGEFDGLAVRSGTKVTKALLESAPNLKVIGRAGIGVDNIDLEAATRKGIVVMNAPGGNTVTTGEHTISMMMALARNIPQATASLRAGKWEKKKLGGVEITGKTLGIVGLGHIGRVVAERARGLRMKVIAFDPYVSQEAAAKMDVRLVRYEELLATSDFITLHVPRLKETVNMINAETLAQMKPGVRLINCSRGEVIHLDDLYEALESGHVAGAAIDVFPKEPPDASLPIMQHPKVIFTPHLGASTGEAQVNVARMIAEQMTGYLLDGVITNAVNFPSVSMEEMARLRPYLTLAEKMGAMMGQLVRSVHDVTIDYCGEVATLATRPVTHALLKGLLGAFTHKPINYVNARAIAAEKGIGIRETVSQSEEAFSSLIKLKLEGTDEKPDEIWGTIYEKKYPRFIRIGDVYLDAIPEGAMIVIQNIDKPGVIGHVGTVLGCHNINIGRFQLGRREDHAVCLVNIDTPADEAVLEEIRSLPIILSVRQVDLG; from the coding sequence ATGTATAAAGTGATGATTCGGGATAATATGTCCCCGGTTGCAAAAGAGATACTGGAGGCGACCGGCAGGATTGAAGTGGTTGTGGACAATGACAAGGCGACCAGTGACCCCGACGTACTGGCCGGGCTGATCGGTGAGTTTGACGGTCTGGCCGTCCGCAGCGGAACCAAAGTGACGAAGGCGCTCCTTGAAAGTGCGCCGAATCTCAAGGTCATCGGCCGGGCCGGTATCGGGGTGGACAACATCGACCTGGAGGCGGCCACCCGGAAAGGCATTGTTGTGATGAATGCCCCGGGCGGTAACACCGTTACCACGGGTGAGCACACCATTTCCATGATGATGGCCCTGGCCCGGAATATTCCCCAGGCCACCGCATCGCTCCGGGCGGGCAAATGGGAAAAGAAAAAGCTGGGCGGTGTTGAGATTACCGGCAAAACCCTGGGCATTGTCGGTCTTGGCCACATTGGCCGGGTGGTGGCGGAACGGGCCAGGGGGCTGAGAATGAAGGTGATCGCCTTTGACCCCTATGTGAGCCAGGAGGCGGCCGCAAAAATGGACGTGCGCCTGGTCCGCTATGAGGAACTTCTGGCAACATCTGATTTTATCACCCTGCATGTGCCCAGGCTCAAAGAGACGGTCAACATGATCAACGCGGAAACCCTGGCGCAGATGAAGCCGGGCGTCCGGCTGATCAACTGCTCCCGGGGCGAGGTGATTCATCTGGATGACCTGTATGAGGCCCTTGAAAGCGGCCATGTGGCCGGGGCGGCCATTGACGTGTTCCCCAAAGAGCCGCCGGACGCATCCCTGCCCATCATGCAGCATCCGAAGGTGATCTTCACGCCGCATCTGGGGGCCAGCACCGGTGAGGCCCAGGTCAATGTGGCCCGGATGATCGCCGAGCAGATGACCGGCTATCTGCTGGACGGGGTCATCACCAACGCGGTCAATTTCCCGTCCGTGTCGATGGAGGAGATGGCCCGGCTTCGCCCCTACCTGACCCTGGCGGAAAAGATGGGGGCCATGATGGGACAGCTGGTGCGTTCGGTTCACGATGTGACCATTGACTACTGCGGCGAGGTGGCGACGCTGGCGACCCGTCCGGTCACCCACGCCCTCCTAAAGGGCCTGCTCGGCGCCTTTACACATAAGCCCATCAACTATGTCAATGCCCGCGCCATTGCGGCGGAGAAGGGGATCGGCATCAGGGAGACCGTCTCCCAGTCCGAAGAGGCCTTTTCCAGCCTTATCAAGCTGAAGCTGGAGGGCACCGATGAAAAGCCCGATGAAATCTGGGGGACCATCTATGAGAAGAAATATCCGCGTTTTATCCGTATCGGTGATGTCTATCTGGACGCCATCCCCGAAGGGGCCATGATCGTTATTCAGAATATCGACAAACCGGGCGTCATCGGCCATGTGGGCACTGTTCTGGGATGTCACAATATCAATATCGGTCGGTTCCAGCTCGGCCGGCGGGAGGATCATGCCGTCTGTCTGGTCAATATCGACACCCCGGCAGATGAAGCTGTTCTGGAGGAGATCAGATCCCTGCCCATTATTCTTTCTGTGCGGCAGGTGGATCTGGGATAA